In a genomic window of Caloenas nicobarica isolate bCalNic1 chromosome 1, bCalNic1.hap1, whole genome shotgun sequence:
- the MB gene encoding myoglobin, with translation MGLSDQEWQKVLTIWGKVESDLPGHGHEVLMRLFKDHPETLDKFERFKGLKTPDQMKGSEDLKKHGVTVLTQLGKILKQKGNHESELKPLAQTHATKHKIPVKYLEFISEVIIKVLAEKHAADFGADSQDAMKKALELFRNDMASKYKEFGFQG, from the exons ATGGGGCTCAGTGACCAGGAATGGCAGAAGGTCCTGACCATCTGGGGAAAGGTGGAGTCCGACCTCCCTGGCCATGGGCATGAAGTTTTAATGAG ACTCTTTAAGGACCACCCTGAGACCCTGGATAAGTTTGAAAGGTTCAAAGGCCTGAAGACTCCTGATCAGATGAAGGGCTCTGAAGATCTGAAGAAACATGGAGTTACTGTCCTTACCCAGCTGGGCAAAATCCTGAAGCAGAAGGGTAATCATGAGTCTGAGTTGAAGCCCCTGGCTCAAACCCATGCGACCAAGCACAAAATCCCTGTCAAATATCTGGAG TTCATTTCTGAAGTCATTATTAAAGTCCTCGCTGAAAAACACGCTGCAGACTTTGGGGCTGATTCCCAGGATGCGATGAAGAAGGCCCTGGAGCTGTTCCGAAATGATATGGCCAGCAAGTACAAGGAGTTCGGTTTCCAGGGTTAG